The following are from one region of the Rosettibacter firmus genome:
- a CDS encoding sensor histidine kinase has protein sequence MINFWNYIFIAATAVSALGLIFIIYSRSTHNITSKLFIVTLTLVIGYLISHTVHFVLMPSHDVTLFDKSCHSFLLMILLLITFLTFSFPYPQKIGIISGLSIIIPSIIIIILLWSENLIYVSYAHKEHFTAHFTSLYIFYVIWYLLLIIINIILLIIKYKKYNDTEIKKQLLLYLFGLIITNTTTFVFGILLPWILGFYYLVEISPLAFLIGFIFFTSIAIGKYNLLPATAQKVNALSLNKKILFAALVLIPIIILLILIPLSRVFFRIDTYHSLINFFVNSIFIGLAVSLILSFIVSRIITHPISLLKEKVLQIESGNYDVKVEINSADEIGELANAFNKMANTLNKHRNELIQREERILVLLNAFEKSPAAIAIVDNNFQLIEANAKFFDLTGTQKNINHSQKINELQFHNNQELFDRIINEVNNKGFYSGELKVTNKEGNKIDLLLSITKILSNNNSKGYLFVEIDITEKKKMEAEISRAEKLSVLGKMSAILAHEIKTPLTSIKMNVDMLAQSLQLNQYDKESFEIIKKETNRLTNLVKEVLQFSRTSDLMLSKIKLHHFIDEVFQLARANVSNKQITFTNKTDDIYLRVDPDKFKQVLLNLIQNSIDAIETHGKIEISSMQNESSVSIYFKDDGTGISEPEKIFDPFFTTKSSGTGLGLSVSQRIIEQHKGSLKLISSRKGETIFEINLPLNDSQD, from the coding sequence ATGATAAACTTCTGGAATTATATATTTATTGCTGCAACGGCTGTTTCTGCACTCGGTCTTATTTTTATTATATATTCACGATCAACACATAATATTACTTCCAAATTATTTATTGTTACTTTAACACTGGTAATAGGTTATTTAATTTCTCATACAGTTCATTTTGTTTTGATGCCTTCTCATGATGTAACTTTATTTGATAAATCATGTCATTCTTTTCTTTTAATGATACTTTTATTAATAACTTTCTTAACCTTCAGTTTTCCTTATCCACAAAAAATTGGTATAATCAGTGGTTTGTCGATTATCATTCCTTCTATTATCATAATAATTCTCTTATGGAGCGAGAATTTAATTTATGTATCTTATGCACACAAAGAACATTTTACTGCACATTTTACATCTCTTTATATTTTCTATGTAATCTGGTACTTATTACTCATCATCATAAATATCATTTTGCTTATAATAAAATATAAAAAATACAACGATACAGAAATTAAAAAACAATTACTTCTTTATTTGTTTGGATTAATAATAACAAATACTACTACTTTTGTCTTTGGTATTTTACTTCCCTGGATTCTTGGCTTTTACTATCTCGTAGAAATAAGTCCTCTTGCATTTTTAATTGGTTTTATATTTTTTACATCAATTGCAATTGGCAAATACAATTTACTCCCGGCAACTGCACAAAAAGTTAATGCTCTTAGTTTAAACAAAAAAATATTGTTTGCAGCTCTTGTTCTTATCCCAATTATAATTTTATTAATATTAATTCCCTTAAGCAGAGTATTTTTCAGGATTGATACTTATCATAGTCTCATAAATTTTTTTGTGAACAGCATTTTTATAGGTCTGGCAGTAAGTTTAATTTTATCGTTTATTGTTTCAAGAATAATAACACATCCAATCTCATTGTTAAAAGAAAAAGTATTACAGATTGAAAGTGGTAATTATGATGTAAAGGTTGAAATAAACTCTGCAGATGAAATTGGAGAATTAGCAAATGCTTTCAACAAAATGGCAAATACACTAAATAAACATCGAAATGAATTAATCCAGCGGGAAGAAAGAATCTTAGTACTTTTGAATGCTTTCGAAAAATCTCCTGCTGCAATTGCAATCGTTGATAACAATTTTCAGCTAATAGAAGCAAATGCAAAATTTTTTGATTTAACTGGAACACAAAAAAATATAAATCATAGCCAGAAAATTAATGAGCTTCAATTTCATAATAATCAGGAACTATTTGATCGAATTATAAACGAAGTAAATAATAAAGGCTTTTATTCAGGTGAATTGAAAGTAACAAATAAAGAAGGAAATAAAATTGATTTATTGCTTTCCATTACAAAAATTCTATCTAATAATAACTCAAAAGGTTATTTATTTGTTGAAATAGATATAACAGAAAAAAAGAAAATGGAAGCAGAAATTTCGAGAGCTGAAAAGCTTTCTGTACTCGGAAAAATGTCTGCTATTCTTGCACACGAAATTAAAACTCCACTCACATCCATAAAAATGAATGTTGATATGCTCGCACAATCTTTACAATTAAATCAATACGATAAAGAGTCTTTTGAGATAATTAAAAAAGAAACGAACAGATTAACCAATCTTGTAAAAGAAGTATTGCAATTTTCACGAACATCGGATCTAATGCTTTCAAAAATTAAACTTCATCATTTTATAGACGAAGTATTTCAACTTGCCAGAGCCAATGTTTCCAATAAACAAATTACTTTTACCAATAAAACTGATGATATATACTTGAGAGTAGATCCAGATAAATTCAAGCAAGTTTTATTAAATTTAATCCAAAACTCTATTGATGCAATTGAAACACACGGAAAAATTGAAATAAGCTCAATGCAAAATGAATCATCAGTTTCTATCTATTTTAAAGATGACGGAACTGGAATAAGTGAACCAGA
- the pepT gene encoding peptidase T: MFDNNYKFTVLDRFLKYVKIETTSDEDSKTFPSDPKQLELSRLLVEELKQIGMQEVEMDEYGYVTATLPSNTEKDVPVIGFIAHVDTSPAVSGKNVNPVIHKNYQGGNIVLPGDNTKVIDVESNPVLKEMIGYDIVTSDGTTLLGADDKAGIAEIIDAMNYLITHPEIKHGKIRVCFTPDEEVGRGTEKFDVKKFGAKYAYTIDGGTRGEVETETFSADAVVIKFNGKNVHPGYAKGKMINSIKVAAKFLELLPKDTLSPETTEKREGYVHPTSINGNETQTTIKFIIRDFDAQKLKEYEELLKNLCNKAIEYFPNSSFNFEVIEQYRNMKYILDQHPHVEAYAVEALERLGIKPIKSSIRGGTDGSRLCYMGLPTPNLFAGGHNFHAYTEFVAVQDMEAAVKMIVTLAQIWEEKS; this comes from the coding sequence ATGTTTGATAACAATTATAAGTTTACAGTATTGGATCGGTTTCTTAAATATGTAAAAATAGAAACAACATCTGATGAAGATTCCAAAACATTTCCAAGTGATCCCAAACAATTAGAATTATCGAGATTACTTGTAGAAGAACTAAAACAAATTGGTATGCAGGAAGTTGAAATGGATGAATATGGATATGTAACTGCTACACTTCCATCAAATACAGAAAAAGATGTTCCGGTAATTGGATTTATTGCTCATGTAGATACTTCTCCAGCAGTAAGTGGAAAAAATGTTAATCCAGTTATTCATAAAAACTATCAGGGTGGAAATATTGTATTGCCTGGAGATAATACAAAAGTTATAGATGTAGAAAGTAATCCTGTTCTTAAAGAAATGATAGGATATGATATAGTTACAAGTGATGGTACAACTCTCTTAGGAGCTGATGATAAAGCAGGTATTGCAGAGATTATTGATGCTATGAATTATCTTATAACTCATCCTGAGATAAAACATGGTAAAATACGTGTATGTTTTACACCGGATGAAGAAGTTGGAAGAGGCACAGAAAAATTTGATGTAAAAAAATTTGGTGCTAAGTATGCTTATACAATTGATGGAGGTACGCGAGGAGAAGTTGAAACGGAAACTTTTAGTGCTGATGCTGTTGTAATAAAATTTAATGGAAAAAATGTTCATCCAGGATATGCTAAAGGAAAGATGATTAATTCGATTAAAGTTGCAGCAAAGTTTCTGGAATTACTTCCTAAAGATACACTTTCTCCCGAGACAACAGAAAAAAGAGAAGGTTATGTACATCCAACTTCGATTAATGGGAATGAAACACAAACAACAATAAAATTTATAATAAGAGATTTTGATGCACAAAAATTGAAAGAGTATGAGGAATTACTCAAAAATTTATGCAATAAAGCTATAGAGTATTTTCCAAATTCTTCATTTAATTTCGAAGTTATTGAGCAATATAGAAATATGAAATATATTCTTGATCAACATCCACATGTTGAAGCTTATGCTGTCGAAGCTCTCGAGCGACTTGGAATAAAACCAATTAAATCATCAATTCGAGGCGGAACAGATGGTTCGCGATTATGTTACATGGGTCTTCCAACTCCAAATTTATTTGCAGGTGGCCATAATTTTCATGCATATACAGAATTTGTTGCTGTTCAGGATATGGAAGCTGCTGTTAAAATGATAGTTACACTTGCTCAAATCTGGGAAGAAAAATCGTAA
- the pdo gene encoding protein disulfide oxidoreductase, whose translation MYIDEQLKAELKKVLSVLTKNVKLVYFTQELECQYCRETKAILSELVEISDKLSLDVKNFVIDKEEAAKYGVDKIPATVLLDENDKDYGIKFYGIPSGYEFASLLEDIKLIGTGNTGFSKDFEEEVKKINADVHMQVFVTPTCPYCPQAVITAHKFAYLNDKIKSDMIEATEFPHLSYKYNVRGVPRTVINENTFIEGAAPEYMVLDKVKEALNIVSV comes from the coding sequence ATGTACATAGATGAACAATTGAAAGCTGAACTTAAAAAAGTGCTTTCGGTATTAACTAAAAATGTAAAGCTTGTATACTTTACTCAAGAACTTGAATGCCAGTATTGCAGAGAAACAAAAGCAATTCTTTCTGAACTTGTAGAAATTTCAGATAAACTTTCGCTCGATGTAAAAAATTTTGTAATTGATAAAGAAGAAGCAGCTAAATATGGTGTTGATAAAATTCCAGCTACAGTTTTACTCGATGAAAATGATAAAGACTATGGAATTAAATTTTATGGAATTCCAAGCGGTTATGAATTTGCTTCTCTTCTTGAAGATATAAAATTAATTGGAACTGGCAACACAGGATTTTCAAAAGATTTTGAAGAAGAAGTTAAAAAAATTAATGCCGATGTTCATATGCAGGTATTTGTAACTCCAACCTGTCCATATTGTCCACAGGCTGTAATAACTGCTCATAAATTTGCTTATTTGAATGATAAAATTAAAAGTGATATGATTGAAGCAACAGAATTTCCACATCTTTCATATAAGTATAATGTTCGTGGTGTTCCAAGAACTGTTATTAACGAAAACACATTTATCGAAGGAGCAGCTCCAGAATATATGGTTCTTGATAAAGTTAAAGAAGCATTAAATATTGTCAGTGTATAA
- a CDS encoding septal ring lytic transglycosylase RlpA family protein, translating to MIKLRLFIITIIIIIFTGCSSVPRFTSNNYKNEELKNSEDFSAYENYSSLETVYGIASFYADKYHGRITYGGEIYDMNKISAAHPVYPMNTIVRVTNLSNNKKVILRINDRMPKYDDRIIDLSLAAAKALDFVEAGLAKVKIEVLEWGKGKK from the coding sequence ATGATAAAATTACGATTATTTATAATCACAATCATTATAATAATCTTTACTGGATGTTCGTCTGTACCACGATTTACATCAAACAATTACAAAAACGAAGAACTAAAAAATTCCGAAGATTTTTCAGCTTATGAAAATTATTCATCTCTCGAGACTGTTTATGGGATAGCATCTTTTTATGCAGATAAATATCATGGTAGAATTACTTATGGTGGAGAAATTTATGATATGAACAAAATTTCTGCAGCACATCCTGTTTATCCAATGAATACTATTGTTCGTGTTACAAATCTTTCAAATAATAAAAAAGTGATTTTAAGAATAAATGATAGAATGCCTAAATATGATGATAGAATTATCGATCTTTCACTTGCAGCTGCAAAAGCATTGGATTTTGTAGAGGCTGGTTTAGCAAAGGTAAAAATTGAGGTACTTGAATGGGGAAAAGGCAAAAAGTAA
- a CDS encoding peroxiredoxin family protein — MKQQKINAPKGLTKKQRSWIYTGFFIGLILVLFVVNNSGNEPERGPYPPNYVPAAQRNSVLAPDFALPTTDGKVLRLSDYRGKVVIIDFWATWCPPCRKGIPDLIDIKKKYGSKGVEIIGVSVDTDTKPEVIPFIKEKGINYPVVYGNQNVYMQYGGIRAIPTTFVIDKEGKIVASYEGLVPKVTYENHIKKILGL; from the coding sequence ATGAAACAGCAAAAAATAAACGCACCAAAAGGTTTAACTAAAAAACAACGTAGCTGGATTTACACTGGATTTTTTATTGGTTTGATACTTGTACTGTTTGTTGTAAATAATAGTGGTAACGAACCCGAGAGAGGACCGTATCCACCAAACTATGTTCCTGCTGCTCAAAGAAATAGTGTACTGGCTCCCGATTTTGCTTTACCAACTACCGATGGCAAAGTTTTAAGATTATCCGATTACAGAGGTAAAGTTGTAATAATAGATTTCTGGGCTACCTGGTGTCCACCATGTAGAAAAGGAATTCCTGATTTAATTGATATAAAGAAAAAGTATGGCTCAAAAGGAGTTGAAATAATCGGAGTTTCTGTAGATACTGATACAAAACCAGAAGTTATTCCGTTTATTAAAGAGAAAGGTATTAATTACCCTGTTGTTTATGGGAATCAAAATGTTTATATGCAATATGGTGGAATTAGAGCAATACCAACGACTTTTGTAATTGATAAAGAAGGAAAAATTGTTGCAAGCTACGAAGGTTTAGTTCCAAAAGTTACGTATGAAAATCACATAAAGAAAATTTTAGGTTTATAA
- a CDS encoding thymidine phosphorylase — translation MNTVELIRKKRDGKQLSKEEIEYLVTNFTKGKIPDYQFSAFLMAAFLKGLNKKETSYLTLSMLNSGKVIDLSSINGKKIDKHSTGGVGDKTSLIITPIVAAAGINVPMISGRGLGHTGGTLDKLESIPGFKTNLNINQYKNIIKKCNAVMIGQTRDIAPADKLIYALRDVTATVESIPLITASIMSKKLAEGIDGLVLDVKTGSGAFMKKYNDALRLANSLIETAKSFNKKVIAFVTDMNQPLGNYIGNWLEVYESIKILQGEKIDDLLELSLNLSGAMIYLGNRASSLNEGKEIALEMISSGKAFNKFLEIVKLQGGDVFYLKHPEKYPKAKYHEKIYSEKSGYVQSIDTYQLGIISSELGAGRITKEDKIDPKAGIIFYPKIGSKIKKGELIAEIFTDRKENIEDAKTKILSSLKLSNNNFPKIKLIKKILS, via the coding sequence ATGAACACAGTTGAACTTATACGAAAAAAAAGAGATGGCAAGCAATTATCGAAAGAAGAAATTGAATATCTTGTAACAAACTTTACAAAAGGAAAAATCCCAGATTATCAATTCTCTGCTTTTTTAATGGCTGCTTTTCTGAAAGGATTGAATAAAAAAGAAACTTCATATCTTACACTTTCGATGTTAAACAGTGGCAAAGTTATTGATTTATCTTCTATTAATGGAAAAAAAATTGATAAACATTCTACAGGTGGAGTTGGCGACAAAACATCATTAATAATTACACCTATTGTAGCTGCTGCAGGAATAAACGTACCGATGATCAGTGGAAGGGGACTTGGACACACAGGTGGTACTCTTGATAAACTTGAATCGATACCGGGTTTTAAAACCAACCTCAACATAAATCAATATAAAAACATAATTAAAAAATGTAATGCAGTAATGATTGGCCAAACCAGAGATATAGCTCCAGCAGATAAATTAATTTATGCTCTGCGAGATGTTACTGCTACAGTTGAATCCATTCCATTAATTACAGCAAGTATAATGAGTAAAAAATTAGCAGAAGGTATTGATGGTTTAGTTCTCGATGTCAAAACTGGCTCTGGAGCTTTTATGAAAAAATATAATGATGCTTTAAGATTAGCCAATTCGCTTATAGAAACTGCAAAATCATTTAATAAAAAAGTAATTGCATTTGTAACTGATATGAATCAACCTTTAGGAAATTATATAGGAAACTGGCTTGAAGTTTATGAATCAATAAAAATTTTGCAGGGTGAAAAAATAGATGATTTACTCGAACTTAGCTTAAATCTTTCTGGTGCTATGATTTATTTAGGAAACAGAGCTTCTTCATTAAACGAAGGAAAAGAGATAGCTCTGGAAATGATTTCGAGTGGCAAAGCATTTAATAAATTTTTAGAAATTGTTAAACTTCAAGGTGGAGATGTATTTTATTTAAAACATCCTGAAAAATATCCGAAAGCAAAATATCATGAGAAAATTTATTCTGAAAAATCTGGTTATGTACAAAGTATAGATACTTATCAATTAGGAATTATTTCTTCTGAACTTGGTGCAGGGAGAATTACTAAAGAAGATAAAATCGATCCAAAAGCTGGAATTATTTTTTATCCCAAAATTGGAAGTAAAATCAAAAAAGGAGAATTAATTGCAGAAATATTTACAGATAGAAAAGAAAATATAGAAGATGCAAAAACAAAAATTTTATCTTCACTCAAATTATCAAATAACAATTTCCCAAAAATTAAACTTATTAAAAAGATTTTGAGTTAA
- a CDS encoding DUF6132 family protein, with amino-acid sequence MNKKTIIKKSLPVLIGALLGYAYYYFIGCYNGACPISGNPYISTLYGALIGLIWILPNKKKDNEQSKNN; translated from the coding sequence ATGAATAAAAAAACAATTATAAAAAAATCTTTGCCAGTATTAATTGGTGCTCTGCTTGGTTATGCTTATTATTATTTTATTGGATGTTATAATGGTGCATGCCCAATAAGTGGAAATCCATATATATCAACTTTATATGGAGCATTAATTGGATTAATCTGGATATTACCAAACAAAAAGAAAGACAATGAACAATCAAAAAATAACTAA
- a CDS encoding DUF971 domain-containing protein, with protein sequence MITPVKIKLHQQDYLEIEWNNGKIYKYPLKFLRDESPDAGNKGETILWKHYPPPSREPDRPGKYEIEKIELVGNYAIQITWKDGHNYGIYSWDLLLKYGEYLEVRDNLHQDLEHHH encoded by the coding sequence ATGATAACACCAGTAAAAATAAAATTACATCAACAAGATTATCTTGAAATAGAATGGAATAACGGTAAGATCTATAAATATCCATTAAAATTTTTACGTGATGAATCACCAGATGCCGGTAATAAAGGAGAAACAATTTTATGGAAACATTATCCACCTCCATCTCGAGAACCAGATAGACCCGGAAAATACGAAATCGAAAAAATTGAACTTGTTGGTAATTATGCAATTCAAATTACATGGAAAGATGGCCATAATTATGGAATTTATTCGTGGGATTTACTTCTAAAGTATGGAGAATACCTTGAGGTTAGAGACAATCTACATCAAGATCTTGAACATCATCATTAG
- a CDS encoding DUF1858 domain-containing protein has translation MNNQKITKEIYIEDLVELFPASVTYLMEKGIRCLQCGEPIWGTLETAAKEKGFSDEEINIFVEELNNMFLSLLEKK, from the coding sequence ATGAACAATCAAAAAATAACTAAAGAAATTTATATCGAAGATTTAGTAGAACTTTTTCCAGCATCTGTAACTTATTTAATGGAAAAAGGTATAAGATGCCTGCAATGTGGCGAACCAATATGGGGAACTCTGGAAACCGCTGCAAAAGAAAAAGGATTTTCTGATGAGGAGATAAATATCTTTGTTGAAGAATTGAATAATATGTTCTTATCTTTGCTGGAAAAGAAATAG